In the genome of Desulfotomaculum sp., the window GGCCGCATCCCAGTTTTTCAGCTTTAAAAGCAAAATCGGAAGGGTCCCCGCTCACAAAATAACGGTGACTGGGATTACCTTTCGATGATCTTTTTAACATATTTAGACTGTCCATATCTTCCTTTGATTCTAGAACTGTTGCAGCGGCGGGATCAACAAAAATAATTTCAGGACCAAGGCATTTCCGGAAATGTTCGTAAAGAAACGGATAATGAGTACAGCCAAGGATTAAAGTATCTATATCAGCTGATTTTAATGGTTCCGTATATTCACATACAGCTTCAAACGCCTCCCGGGTTTCCGGCATCCCGGCCTCTACCAGAGGCACCAGAAGCGGAGCAGCCTGGGCAAAAACAGAAACAGACGGATTCAATGAATTGATTGCACGCTGGTATGCGCGGCTGTTTACAGTCGCCTCCGTTGCGATAATTCCGACTCTTTTATTCACAGTGGAGCTTACAGCCAGTTTCGCTCCCGGTTCAATCAAGCCTTTCATGGGAACTGAATACCTTTTTCTCATAACCCGAAGAGAAAGCGAAGAATTAGTATTGCAGGCAAAGACAATATATTTCACATTACAACTTACCAGAAAAGCAATTATTTGATCGGCAAAATTAATTAATTCCTGTGTTCTGCGTGATCCATAAGGCGCATGCAGAGTATCCCCGAAGTAAACTATTGATTCATCAGGCATCAGGTTGAATATTTCCCTTGATACGGTAAGTCCTCCCAATCCGGAATCAAATAAGCCGATAGGTCTGGAATCGCTCAAATTTTCCTGTCCTTCCCAATTCATTTTTGCTAAAACACATATTCAATAATATGCGTGTTCTCTATTCATAATTTTATATACATTA includes:
- a CDS encoding glutamate racemase, producing MSDSRPIGLFDSGLGGLTVSREIFNLMPDESIVYFGDTLHAPYGSRRTQELINFADQIIAFLVSCNVKYIVFACNTNSSLSLRVMRKRYSVPMKGLIEPGAKLAVSSTVNKRVGIIATEATVNSRAYQRAINSLNPSVSVFAQAAPLLVPLVEAGMPETREAFEAVCEYTEPLKSADIDTLILGCTHYPFLYEHFRKCLGPEIIFVDPAAATVLESKEDMDSLNMLKRSSKGNPSHRYFVSGDPSDFAFKAEKLGCGRINAERAVLDKS